A genomic window from Methanobacterium sp. BRmetb2 includes:
- a CDS encoding tRNA (guanine(10)-N(2))-dimethyltransferase translates to MQNKTIKEGQVSIKIPDFEKVSSKAPVFYNPVMELNRDLSVIALNHYQKVLGNPLNICDAFGGSGIRGIRYSKEVNSHKIVTNDVNPRAVDFAHENVDLNKVYNVTVCQEDANLLLRKCKGIFDVVDIDPFGTPSYFIESAAISLKSGGLLCVSATDTSSLCGTYKNPCIRKYSSKPLKTEYCHEIGIRILAGFIARVFAKYKKSIDIKFSHSTEHYMRMYITIDKGAEITDQSLKEVGFILHCDKCLNRELAKGFAPFIPSECPVCGSKYGVAGPLWCDKIFNSDFITGMLNITADIVINKRREACKLLNRCNDESMGPPTFFDLHQISKKLKISAPPLDKVLNELIKEGYFASRTHFKPTGIRTDASIEILDKIVLGI, encoded by the coding sequence ATGCAAAATAAGACCATAAAAGAAGGGCAGGTTTCAATAAAAATACCTGACTTTGAAAAAGTATCTTCTAAGGCACCAGTATTCTACAACCCAGTAATGGAACTTAACCGAGACCTTTCAGTCATTGCTTTAAATCACTATCAAAAAGTGTTAGGAAATCCACTTAATATATGCGATGCTTTTGGGGGTAGTGGAATACGGGGAATTAGGTACTCTAAGGAAGTTAATAGCCATAAAATAGTTACTAATGATGTAAATCCCCGGGCCGTTGATTTTGCACATGAAAATGTTGATTTAAATAAAGTATATAATGTTACAGTTTGCCAGGAAGATGCCAATTTACTGCTTAGAAAATGTAAAGGCATATTTGACGTGGTGGATATTGATCCTTTTGGTACTCCTTCTTATTTTATTGAATCTGCAGCAATTTCACTTAAATCGGGAGGATTACTATGTGTGAGTGCTACTGATACTTCGTCTCTGTGTGGAACCTATAAAAATCCCTGCATCAGAAAATATTCTTCAAAACCATTGAAAACTGAATATTGTCACGAAATTGGTATAAGAATTCTGGCAGGTTTTATTGCTCGGGTTTTTGCCAAATATAAAAAAAGTATAGATATCAAGTTTTCCCACAGTACCGAACATTACATGAGAATGTATATTACTATTGATAAAGGTGCAGAAATAACTGATCAATCACTTAAAGAGGTGGGTTTCATTTTACATTGTGATAAATGCCTTAATAGGGAGTTGGCGAAGGGATTCGCCCCATTTATTCCATCAGAATGTCCTGTCTGCGGAAGTAAATATGGTGTTGCAGGACCTTTATGGTGTGATAAAATATTTAATTCTGATTTTATTACAGGTATGCTAAATATAACAGCAGACATAGTTATTAATAAAAGAAGAGAAGCATGCAAACTCCTGAATAGATGTAATGATGAATCTATGGGACCTCCAACATTTTTTGATCTTCACCAGATCAGTAAAAAATTAAAAATTAGCGCCCCTCCGCTGGATAAAGTATTAAATGAACTTATAAAAGAAGGATATTTTGCATCCAGAACCCATTTCAAGCCCACCGGAATTAGGACTGATGCTTCCATTGAAATTTTGGATAAGATTGTTTTAGGTATTTAA
- a CDS encoding glutamate synthase: MNQILLTNPEKCDGCNECAEACASINGESALFLHKMTKGYQTVVCQQCIDPACARGCFKDAIYRENGIVKINQDECAGCKLCMLMCPIGSITYTEQGMLKCDQQCAESNGGKPVCVDACEQGCLEAVNVKEFATGLQRGFEVNGKTSNSSPSLNPASPATDLEAATQGLCVFCGTCEIVCPTNAIEIVDNRPKIDKNRCILCGSCLAACPVLIPTGAGSIWDPRTIADIRYTSKAGKYVLRGFGTERRLPNFDDIIILPAQASIAPVDKYREACNTKVVLGTRFAEVPLVLESPILIAGMSFGALSKECKLAMAKGTSLVGSCANTGEGGMLPEEREFAENLIVQYSSGRFGVSTSYLNGADCIEVKIGQGAKPGMGGHLLAEKVSPEVAKIRGIPEGTDALSPARFLDATKEGDLAKHIELLREVTDWKLPIIVKLGPGRVYDDVIIAGEAGADVISVDGMEGGTGAAPEVVIEHTGIPTLPSLVQAVNALEDSGMKDELDLIITGGIRSGADVAKAMAMGADAAYIGTGAMIAMGCQACRMCYTGKCPVGVATQDPDLRKRLDVDLAAMRVANYIKSMTEETKMLAQLAGHDDIRKFSPEDLRALSLDIAEITGLKLVGK; encoded by the coding sequence ATGAATCAGATTCTTTTAACTAATCCAGAAAAATGTGATGGATGTAACGAATGTGCAGAGGCTTGTGCCAGTATAAATGGTGAGAGTGCTTTATTTTTACATAAAATGACTAAGGGTTATCAAACTGTTGTATGTCAACAATGTATCGATCCTGCATGTGCACGTGGATGTTTTAAAGATGCAATATACCGTGAAAACGGTATCGTAAAAATAAATCAAGATGAATGTGCGGGATGTAAATTGTGCATGTTGATGTGTCCAATTGGAAGTATTACTTACACAGAACAAGGAATGCTAAAATGTGATCAGCAATGTGCAGAATCAAATGGGGGAAAACCAGTATGTGTGGATGCATGTGAACAAGGTTGTTTAGAGGCTGTTAATGTAAAAGAATTCGCCACAGGTCTTCAGAGAGGATTTGAAGTGAATGGAAAAACATCAAACTCATCTCCTTCCCTAAATCCGGCTTCACCAGCCACAGATCTGGAAGCTGCAACTCAAGGACTTTGTGTATTTTGTGGTACTTGTGAAATTGTATGCCCTACCAATGCAATAGAAATAGTGGATAACCGACCTAAAATTGACAAAAATAGATGTATTTTATGTGGATCCTGTTTAGCTGCGTGTCCAGTGTTAATACCTACTGGAGCCGGAAGTATATGGGATCCTAGGACAATAGCAGATATTAGATATACTTCAAAGGCAGGTAAATATGTTTTAAGAGGTTTTGGTACTGAAAGGCGTTTACCTAATTTTGATGATATAATAATTTTACCTGCACAAGCATCAATTGCTCCTGTTGACAAGTATAGGGAGGCATGTAATACAAAAGTGGTATTGGGTACCCGATTTGCTGAAGTACCACTGGTTCTTGAATCACCAATACTTATTGCAGGTATGTCTTTCGGTGCTTTAAGTAAAGAATGTAAATTAGCAATGGCTAAAGGTACATCACTGGTTGGTTCATGCGCCAATACTGGTGAAGGTGGAATGTTACCTGAAGAACGAGAGTTTGCAGAAAATTTAATTGTCCAATATTCTTCAGGCAGGTTCGGAGTTTCCACCAGCTACTTAAATGGTGCTGATTGTATTGAAGTAAAGATTGGTCAAGGTGCTAAACCCGGTATGGGTGGGCATCTGTTAGCTGAAAAAGTAAGCCCTGAAGTGGCAAAAATCAGAGGCATACCAGAAGGAACAGATGCTTTAAGCCCGGCAAGATTTTTAGATGCCACGAAAGAGGGGGATCTGGCCAAGCACATCGAATTATTAAGAGAAGTGACAGACTGGAAACTTCCCATAATTGTAAAATTAGGGCCGGGAAGAGTTTATGATGATGTAATTATAGCTGGTGAGGCAGGAGCCGATGTAATATCTGTGGATGGGATGGAAGGTGGAACTGGAGCAGCTCCAGAGGTAGTAATTGAACATACTGGTATACCTACACTTCCTTCACTGGTCCAGGCAGTTAACGCCCTTGAAGATTCAGGCATGAAGGATGAATTAGATCTCATAATCACTGGTGGTATTAGAAGCGGAGCTGATGTGGCCAAAGCCATGGCTATGGGGGCTGATGCGGCTTATATTGGAACGGGCGCCATGATTGCCATGGGATGTCAGGCCTGTCGTATGTGTTACACTGGAAAATGTCCAGTAGGAGTTGCAACACAGGATCCGGATCTTCGAAAGAGGTTAGATGTGGATTTAGCTGCAATGAGAGTTGCAAACTACATTAAATCCATGACAGAAGAAACAAAAATGTTGGCTCAGCTTGCTGGACACGATGATATACGTAAGTTCTCTCCAGAAGATTTAAGAGCTTTAAGCTTAGATATTGCTGAGATTACAGGTTTAAAATTGGTGGGTAAATAA
- a CDS encoding tributyrin esterase gives MTTEEKVISGKYMTTRTINVEIKKALDENEKNLNIEVTKPFDSVAVGLCCDADITLAGSPGDFAGALNDGAKISIKGNTGRYVGNNMTSGEIIVEGSADDGVGFGTYDGTIMIRGNAGKGVGQLNKGGTIIIDGNIGDLSGLYMLSGNIIVTGNAGNDTGDWMIGGSIYVGGKFETGTNAVIKELTLDDKLKLKKLFDAYSIKSDIENFKKIENKEIRPFYG, from the coding sequence ATGACAACAGAAGAAAAGGTCATTTCAGGAAAATATATGACTACGAGAACTATAAATGTTGAAATCAAAAAAGCATTAGATGAAAATGAAAAAAATCTAAATATAGAGGTTACCAAACCTTTTGATTCGGTAGCTGTAGGTCTATGTTGCGATGCAGACATCACCTTGGCTGGTAGTCCTGGAGATTTTGCCGGAGCACTTAACGACGGAGCAAAAATCTCAATAAAAGGTAATACAGGACGTTATGTTGGGAATAACATGACTTCTGGTGAAATAATTGTCGAAGGATCTGCGGATGATGGTGTGGGCTTCGGTACTTATGATGGAACTATTATGATTCGTGGAAATGCAGGTAAAGGAGTAGGGCAACTGAATAAAGGCGGTACAATTATTATTGATGGAAATATAGGAGATTTATCAGGACTTTACATGCTAAGTGGAAACATAATCGTCACCGGAAATGCAGGAAATGACACAGGAGATTGGATGATCGGTGGTTCCATTTATGTGGGGGGTAAATTTGAAACTGGAACCAATGCAGTAATTAAAGAATTAACCCTTGATGATAAGCTTAAATTAAAGAAATTATTTGATGCATATTCTATTAAATCAGATATCGAAAATTTCAAAAAAATTGAAAATAAAGAAATTAGGCCATTCTATGGCTAA
- a CDS encoding transcriptional regulator — MRTLITNLKGKCLLEVSMKIQVDGLITIHEKGSGESSLDKYFKGGEILIDSVDPLDVCKKISKIIQGAKTHGEVFVGFNGDGLGPLLSFMANKEEVDGIFICYNEEAVRLPNLKLELSKTRMKILEALNEENLTAISIGQKVGISRAMVYKHLTGLVENGLVEQSQLFEKYSITPTGQLVII; from the coding sequence ATGAGAACATTAATAACAAATCTAAAAGGCAAGTGCCTCCTAGAAGTTTCCATGAAAATTCAGGTGGATGGATTGATAACTATACATGAAAAAGGAAGTGGAGAAAGTAGTCTGGACAAATATTTCAAGGGAGGCGAAATTTTAATAGATAGTGTTGATCCATTGGATGTGTGTAAAAAAATATCAAAGATAATTCAAGGTGCAAAAACACATGGTGAAGTTTTTGTCGGTTTCAACGGAGATGGTTTAGGTCCTCTGTTAAGTTTCATGGCAAATAAAGAAGAAGTTGACGGCATTTTCATCTGTTACAATGAAGAAGCCGTGCGTCTACCCAACTTAAAACTGGAATTATCTAAAACCCGAATGAAAATTCTGGAAGCATTGAATGAAGAGAATTTAACTGCAATTTCCATTGGACAAAAAGTTGGAATATCCCGAGCTATGGTCTATAAACACCTGACTGGCTTAGTAGAGAATGGATTAGTGGAACAATCACAATTATTCGAAAAATATAGTATAACACCAACAGGACAGCTAGTTATTATTTGA